Within the Magnetospirillum sp. ME-1 genome, the region AACCTGGCCCTGATCATCGGCCCCTACAGCCCCGATCTGGCCGATCCGCTGCGCAAGGCCGCCGCCATCATCGAGGACAACATGGCCGCCGGGCGCATTCCCGATGACGGCTTTTTGCTGCTGGCCTCGGTGCCCTATGACGAGATCGGCGTCGACCGGGCGCGGGCCGAGCTGAAGTCGCGCTTTCTCTCCGACTTCGCGGCACAGGTGCTGCGCGACGAGTTCCCCCAGTTGGCGGCCAAGATGAGCAAGCGCACCGCCGTGCTGGACTGGCGCTCGCGGGACCTGGAATTGCTGGCCGATTAACCGGCGGCCTCGTTGCTGATTTCCACCAGATTGCCGTCGGGATCGCGGATGTAGACCGAGACGAGGGGCGCGCGTGCGCCGGTTCTCGCCACCGGCCCGTCCTCGATGGCCACGCCGCATCCGTTCAGGTGGGCGATCACCTCCGCCATGGGAACCGTGGTGGTCAGGCAGAAATCGGCCGAGCCGCCGGTGGGGTGGAGGGCCTTGGGCTCGAACTCGCGGCCC harbors:
- a CDS encoding VOC family protein, with protein sequence MISIDRIDHFVLTVADIAATCAFYQTALGMEVVEFGAGRKALAFGGQKINLHQKGREFEPKALHPTGGSADFCLTTTVPMAEVIAHLNGCGVAIEDGPVARTGARAPLVSVYIRDPDGNLVEISNEAAG